In Setaria viridis chromosome 5, Setaria_viridis_v4.0, whole genome shotgun sequence, the genomic stretch TGCCGGACCAGGGGGCACGACGCGAAGGCGCTGCCCCAAGAACCCGCAGCGTCAGCACGCAAGCGGCGTGCGCACTTGTTACACCCCAGACAGCAGATGTTCTGCAGACGCAAAAGCAATAGAGAAAACCTGGTTTCGGAACATCATCATATATTCATATTGGACCCGCGGGAATGCTATCTGTAGAACATTCATGTAGTACCAACATATTGCACAGTAAGATACAGATTTGAGCAATTCAAGAACTATTCAAATCCTACCTACGCACAAGCAGACATGCTGGGAACTGTTAACAAAGACTACAGTCACTAGTCACTACTACCAAGTGCACTGCACGAATAATGAAGAAATGGTCAGTTGAGAGGTACCTCCAGTGTTTACATACTAGGAAGAGAGACGCTCACGTCAACACTCAACACAGGGGACATGCCACGTTTTAGAGACACACAGCTAGGTCGAACAACTAACCAACAGATATGTAACCATAAATAGAAACGCGGGTTTTACAGGCTAGGAAACTACGCCATATCTAGGGGATGATCCCGGCGCCAGGAGATGGTTTCCTCCTGAAAAGGCCGCTGGGGTGCTCGGTCGTCGTTCACACCCTGGCCCTCTTGTTGGTGCAGTCCGGGCACTTGTACTGCTTGATGTGCTCGGCCCGGGCGGGCGTGATCTTGACGCACTTCCCGTGGTACCACTTCTCGCAGTTATCGCAGCAGATCCAGAACTGGTCCTTGCCGTCGTTGGTTCCGCAGGTCCCGCACAGGGTGTTGTCGTGCtcttccgcctcctcgtccccatCGTCGTCACCGCTCTCTTCTTCATCTTTGGGGACCTTGGCCTTTGAACGAGCCTCAGCTCTTGACTGCTGCAGGTGCAAAGTCGTGTTACCGGAAGGAATCAAGGGCTGGATGGAAACAGAAAAGGGCATGGCATTTACCACTTTTGAACTAGGCTTGTTGCTCTTGCTGCTACTGTTAGGTGTCTTCTCCTTCGTCTGTTTCTTGGCCGATCCTGTCACTACCTCAAATATTGTAGGCATGTTGTTTATCATGCTGAAGAGTCGCCTCCTGCATAACAACAATCAAGCATCATAAGAAATGCAACTAACAGTAGCCATTGCAAAATAAGTTTTTGTCAAGATCCAGATATTTCCCAACAAGTAGGTCGGTATTCCCATCCCATCATACTCTAGTGAATTTCACATACCACCCATTTTCATACCGCTGCCTGAAATTGCAGCCGGTTTCTAACAATTTATGTAGATCTTGGACAGCCAATTAGGATATTCTCTCTCTTGTGTACTACTGTTCTGCTGTTATCCTATGTGATCATATTTAAAACTAACATTGCTATCCTCAAAAAGTAGGTACTGGCACTATATGAGATCCGGACGCAATAAGAGACCAGTTAGTTGGAGTGAACCTTCCTGAATGAAGATGAGAGAACAAATGAAGTGCGATGAATCAGATAATAAATTTATCAACGAAAGGAGTAAAAAGGTTAGACGATCCAGTCTCAATACCTAACTCTTAACTATATGCTCAGGTGTTGATAATTCTAGCTGGGAACTGTGCTATGTGTTGACATTTCAGTGGTTCTAGGGAAAGTTAGTTCAGTCAACTGCATTAATTCTATAACACCTTCCTATAATACAGTGTACACTTTCTATGTCCAGTACTCAGTTCCACAGTTTAGTTTGCAAAATGTATTTTTGGGTATCTTTACATGTACACCATGTCGTGCCCAGATGACATCATTTCGGTTACAAAGTAACAAAAATGCATTAGTGTTTACTCTTGAGTAGTAACAAATCCATTTAACAAATGAAATCCACCTTTCTAACAGCAATATGGAGGTGCATGCCTATAGTTGGTTTACTAAATATCGATATCACAAGTCAATGGCCCAACATATACAACAAGGATGAGATCTAAAAGGTTATAATGGAATTTTATGTAATGCTGAATTCAGCGTGGCTAACTACTGATGCCTAGTATTAGTAGCATGTAACTTAATATTAGCATCATTCATCCATGCAGCCATTCAGCATATACATTCAGTTTACCTTTTTTCCTCCTTTCAACACTTAACAGTAAAATAAAGCTTGACATACTTCTTATGGTCATAATGCAATGTCGTAaatatatgttgtctataacatgaCTTCAGGAACAACCGCCAAAACACAAATTCTGCTATATGGGGGTTCTCAGTAATGGATATATTAACCCTTCATCAGTGTTCTTGCATTATACATGAAAGGCAGAACTGGAAATAAGTTTAAGGATACATAAGGTACACATTGCTATCTATATTACAACATTTATCCAGTTATTGACAGGGCAAAAGTAGGTGAAATGGTTCACATGAAACACAAATTGTATGATTCAAGACATGATAAATTGCATCTCCTAAAGTGAAATGGTATTTCAAAAGTCTCAAGGCCCTCATATCCACATTAGAGCAGGGGAGTTCATATTCCTAAATCTAGCTGAAAAGGGAAAATTGTAGAATGAGTggttattcaaaaaaaaaagtaaaatgagTGTAAAAACAACACCAAAAGAAAACGAAGAAGATAAGAACATTCATTTAGGAATCCCATTTTCTTAACTTTCCCTAGCTTAACTTGCCACAAAAATGCAAGCCCATTTTCTTTACGCATTCAGCACTAAGCAACTATGTACAGGacataatttattttataatcCCAACATTCAACAAAATATTTTTTGAGCAAAACATTCAACAAAATATTATTCACActgttcagaattcagaatgTAGGAACAAATGTATGGGAGCAACAAGAAACTGAGTCAACTGACCAAATCTAGAGTAAAAGAATTCACTCGCAAACTTAGTTGGATGTCATATCCACATTAAATGAATCCAAAGGTGCATCTAGAAAATGGCAACTTAGCAAATCTGTAGACTGTAGATTAACATGCATCTGTACTTTCTGGTATGCCAAACTGAAATTCATCTCTGGGAAGAAAGGAACAGACAACATTAATTGATTATGAAAACTGCATAGTTCAATCATAGCAGAACAATTACCTAGCTTCTTTGTCAAACCCAAACCGGGCACCAAAGTAGAATGCTACAGACAGTAGCCAGGAATCACTGTGAACTGCAACTAGCGCCAGCCAGTCCTTCTCGTTCATGCCATCCCTAGCAAAGTTGATTCCTAATGCTGGTTCAGGGATCTCTGGGGGCACTTCCTCAGCTGGCAAGGTCACCTCCCACGTCTCATTGGGATACCCATAAAGGCACAAGTTCTCCTTTTCTGTTCAAAACCAATGGAATTAGTATCCATAACAAGATCCTGCATAGCATTATCCTGCAGCATTCAAAATTTAGTAGTAGGTCCACACTAACTGTGCACTGCTGCTCACCAGGGTGCAAAGCTCAAGCAGAAAACGCTGCAGACCAAGCCTTAATATTTAATAATGAGAAGCAACCAAACCCCACAATAATTACATGAATAGGGCAAGCAGCGAAAGCAACCACGTATTTCAGCCAGACGTACAGTGCTATCAATGCACTGAATGAAAAAGATATGCTGATTCAGTATACCTATCCAATTATGTCATTGACTCCGCTATACCGACTCTTCCCAACAACTACGGAATAGTATAAGAAACAACAGACGGCACACACTAGCAAGCAGTCATGTAGAAATCCAAGCACAGACAATTAGTCGATAATCCCATGGCACCAATGAGCCTAAAATCTCTAGCAACTTTCTGCAGCATCCTTCTTATGAGCTACCTATATATGATTGGTCGCAACACACATAGTGCTAACAAACTAACAGAAAACGAAGGCCAACCACTAGTTCCACAGTTCCAACCAACCAAAAAGCATTTTTCTCTCCACAAAACTGTCATATCGGTCCGTAATCTGTCACCAAAATCCAACAGCTACAATCTAGCACAGCGTTAATGAAAGCTACAAGACCATCAATAATTCGAAATCCCAGGAGTGTAGAGAGAGAGGACAGATGAGATAGAGAAAGGGGAAATTTCTCCAAATTTAGCTTCCAATCTCCCCCCAAAGCAACCGCATCCAAGCAGCAAACCCACGCAAAGCTCCTCGGCTACCGATCCCCATCCCGGACGAGCAACCCGAAGAGATCGAGCGCACTCACCGGGGTCGCAGAGCTTGAAGAACTTGTCCACATCTGCACAGCACACGAAAAGACACAGCATCAATCACACGAATCCACGCAGCCGCGCGGGAATCAGAAGCCCAATCTAGGGTCGAGAGGAGGCGTACCGGTGGTGAGGGCCTTGATCatgccggcgcggcgggcgcggtaGTCGCGGAAGACCTCCTCAGCGGTGCGCGCGGCGTTCGGCGCCGCCCCAGAGCCCCCTCCGTCCAtcgagcgcgcggcgcgggggcaATGGCGGCCGCTAGGGTTCCGGCGCGGGGGAGCGCGGCCGCGGGTCGCCGCGAGACGAGcaaggccggtggtggtggcggtggtggagggaaCGGGGGGATGGAGAGGAGGCAGACAGGAgttggaggaaggggaggagtgGGTTTATATTTGTTTTGCGGGGAATTTCGTGGGCGTTTCGGCGAGGATTTGGGCCCGGTTTATTTTGATCCGTGTGTTGTGCTCGGCACGCGGGCAAAACCGCTGCCGTCTTCCTCGTCGCGGCGTGTCCGTTTACGGCCGGTAGAACCGGTCCACGGTGGACCAAGAGGGTTTCCTATAGTTTTCTTGGTGGTCTCGGTTTCTTTTACGGTTACGTTTTATATAAATTGAAATTATTAAATTATTATACGAAGAAAGATTAATGCCAttttctccctaaaaagaaAGACTAATGCCATTCATCTTGAAGAAACTAAGTCAAAATCTTAGAGAAAAAGGGAGATCATCAACAGATGATGTTTAACGTTGACAGGCATAGTTGGTGATCTTCTATTTGCAGACGGTGCTCCAACCAAACTGGATTGTTCGCAACTGATTCATGTTGTTGAACAACTGACTTTACACACGCTATATGCTAGCAATCTGCCAATCTCCCTGAACTTTCGGATAGCGACACTGCAAACCTGAAGATACAGTGTCATGATCCGGACAAGAAGTACAGGGTCTAAACACAGAAATTCAGTATTTCACTATTCGGCCTCTTCCAACCGTTGGAGTCAACCACTAACTCATAGCAATAAAAATGGCATAAAAGACAACTTGTCCAATGATCTAACCCTTAACACATAGCTTAAAATATAAATGGACCTGCATACCAGCCCACGTAGTCTTGAAATATGTGTATAAGACTATCTCTAAATCAAGAGATAACTCTTCTCAATATTTCCTTCTCCCTCTAGAcaaaatattatattttaattCTCTAAGCTAGCTGACGTTGTACAATTAAGCGCAAGGACATTATTGAGGCTCGAGCGGCGATCGAACCGGGAGAGAGAAATTCTGAATCCGCACGTCCCAATCTGGGTGCAGATTTCCATTTGAACGGTGATGGACTGGTAGTGGGAACGAGAGGCGCAAGAGAGCCCTGGCAATGGCGGATTAGCAGCTCGGGCTCAGGTGAACAGTCACCTCACCTGCTCAGCCGCCATTGCGCTTCTCTTCGGGACCTCGCATTCTCCACTCTTCATGTCAGAGATGCCATTGCATGTGTGGCATTTGGTCATATAAAACGCTTGTTTAACTTCGCGGTTTCCTCGGATCATGTTCACTGACACTGTCGTGCTCTCCACTGTTTTGCTGGACCCATTGCCGAGTTGGGACAGGGAGAGCACGAAAGACTTCCTACTTTCAGAGTTTCGTTTATGGAAACAACGAGCATGTTTGTAGACGATTGACTCACTTTGTTGAAGTGATACAAGCTCGCTCtgaagatgatgaaggatgcGTAAAAGGAAAGACACCAGGACTCACGCAACGAAGTTCAGAAAAGAGAAACACTTCATTCTGAAGAAGCCTGTCGGTACAGAGTCTGAATCTTCAAGATTCCAAACTTGCATTAACAAAAGAGGATTCCTGACACCGAAGAAAATAAACAACAGACAATAGGTTTCTTAAAAAAACACAGTTACACGATCCATCACACCATAATTCACATCTAGGAATACCATTATTTCTTCCGTTCAATACTGTCATCGCACTGCTCCGGCTCTGTCTGAAGTTTCACATCATAGGCCTCTCCAGCAGGGCCGAGATGTACCACTCGTCGGCGTTGGACCCCTTGTCGAGCTTCTTGCCGGTGTTCCACCGGAGCTTCCGGAACCCGACCTTCTCGATGATGGGCACGTACACCTCGGCCATTTCCTTCCCGGTGCAGAAGAAGTGGTCCAGCCAGAATATCCCGCCCGGCCGGAGCACGCGGTAGATGTCGTACAGCTCCGCCTCCATCACCTCGCCGGGAATCCAGTTGCCGAGCGCGTGCATCGAGTGCACGATGTCGAGCGTGCCGTCGAAGAACGGgagccggccggcgacggcgccgaggtGGAGCGGGACGAGCCCGCGCGACGCCACGAAGGCGCCGAGTGGCGCGCCGAGGTCGAGGGTCGTGGTCACCACGGTCACGCCGCGCTCCGCCATGCGCGCCGCGAACgtgcccgtgccgccgccgatgtCGAGCCCGACCCGCACCGTGCCGCGCGGCTTGGACGCCAGCACGGCGTCGATGTCGTAGTCGAGGTCCCCGCCGTTCCCGAcccaccgccgctgctcctcgccggcgaggtcgaaGCTGGCCTCGCGGTGGTCGTGGTGGTtccccgggcggcggcgagcgcggtcCACGAGGCACGAGTAGTTCTTGCACGAGTAGGGGCCCCACGAGACGGACTTGTCCGGCGGGATCACCCACAGGCTTTCCGGGAACGGCATCGGGTCCGGGAACCCGGcggggccgcgcgcgcggcACCGGCGCCTCGGCAGCGGCTCGCAGCCCCGGAGCATCAGGCTCTCGGCGAGCGCCTCGTCGGACGGGCAGTCGCCGGTGACGTTGTACGTCATGTACTTCCTGAGCTCgtcgcggtggcggtggcacgcGGCGCCGACCGCCGGGTACAGCTTGTCGGAGTCGAGGTTCGGGGTGTAGCCGAAGGGGAGCGTGTGGGGGCCGAGCGCGAGCGtgagctcctcctccggcgtcaGCTTTGGCGGGGGCTCGTCCCGCTTCATCCTGCCCGAGTTGGAGATGAGCCTCTTGATGATCGCGTCGGTGGCCTCGATGCGGCGGTGGAGGTCGACGGCGAGGCTCTGGCTGGAGGAGAGGACGCTGAGCGCGAAGTCGAGCgcggtgtcgccgccgccgccgccgtcgctcccgaCGCCGGTGACGTGGGAGAAGAATACGGACAGGAGGATGGAGACGGAGTtggtgaggaggaagaggaggaggatctTGGCGCGGTCGGAGTGGTGCCTCTTCTTGGCCGTGCCGTGGTGAGGCGCCGGCGGTGCATgggtggcgctgctgctgctcgctcCGGCTGGGAGGGCGTCCATTATTTGAGACTGGTGTTGGGTGTTTGGTTTCCTTGGATAGCCGTCCATGATGCCCATTTCCAGTGCTTGCAGTTTCTTCATCGGATCAGGAACTACAATATAACACACGAGttgtcgagtttttttttttacccgtTTCGGGTTTTAAAAGCATTTCGAGACTAGAGAGAAAGgccatccatgatccatgttAGCATTACGTAAACCGCACTGGTCGTTTCTTCAGACTAAATGACGTGAATTGACATGCTGATTAGGATTGTTTGTGCACTTGGAATACTGAATGGTTGCACGCATTTTCAGATGCGATAGTTGAGACTGGCTGCAGAAACGAAATGAACAATCTGTTATTTCAGTGAAAGGGTGATTTCTTTCGCGTGTGTTGCCGCTCACGATCACGCATGTGGCATGTTGACCTCGCAATCAAGAGAGCAATacgctttcttttcttttcttcttcttctttttagaGAGGAAGCAATCATGCTGGTCTAAATCCTTCCATTTGGGCCCATTCGAGACGGCCCAAGATACGGCCCATCCACGCCGCTCCGGCGTCCGCTGAAACCTTCGCCACCAAGGAGCCGTGCGTCCTTTTTTACCAGCCTTGTATCAATAAAATCCaaccctttctctctctcaaaaaaaaaaaaggagccgTGCGTCCTACGCTTTGTTTGGCAATTGGCGTTTCTGTTGCTGCGCTGGGGTGCTCGAAGCGGAGGGGTCGAGAGCTCCAGCCTCCATGGCGAGGTTGATCCGGCGGCATTCGAGTCGGAGACTCGGCCGGAGATcccgggaggagaggagaaggctTAGTGAGGGCGGAGGTTTGGTGCGTCCCGAGGTGCGTCCATGTTAGGCTCTTAATCTGATCTGGTTTACCTGCTGTGTTAGTCTGTATCTAGTCTGATATATACATTTCTCGCAGGTTCCTCAGTTGCCCGCACGAGATGATGATGAGAACCGGGCTGAGAAGGTATAAATCTGTGAATGCGCCTCTAATCCGGTGGTTTTGAATCTGTGTGGATGATTTTACATTATGAACCAGAATAACCGTGGATGGTGCCTTTAAAATTGCTTGAATGATCTGTAAAATTATGAAAGACGGCTGTGAATTTGAAACCTTTGAAGCTGTTACATGGTATGGAAATTAGGAACTGGGTAGCTGTGTATTTGTTGCCTTATTGAAAATCGTGTAGTAATCTAATATTTTTGTGGGAAGCAattgcctcttttttttttagagtCCTACAAAGGCACACCTGACCTGAGTCCGAATGCATTGCATATGTACCACAGTCCCAAAATGGTCGGTTCAGTTTGACAGCACAGACACAAGCATTCCTTGAAAAATGATCCGGCACGCAGGCCAGTTAAAATTCTTGGAACCCAGAAGAGCAACATCTGCCCTTCAAAGATCATACACCTCTCAACTGTCCATTCATCCATCCAACAACCACCCTTGCATCCAAACTCAACACAGCTTCGACTTGCATTCTTCATATTAGCTCCCGGGTCGACTCCATAGCCCCTCTCGATGCAGAAGTCTGCTTACCCTACAATTCCTATCCCCCATCAGTGCAAACTACACAGTAAGATTGCCTCAGTAAGATTACTCTCGGGACTGATGACTAGTGAACCAGCCCATCCCATGACATctgccattctttttttttttgaaacggggggggggggggggggggggtaatcCCCACCTACATTCATTCATTGAGCGAAATAGGCGCAGTTACACAAATATACCTGGCATTCCAGGCAGAGATTACACATGAGAAGTAAGGACAGAGGGGCAGAGATGCAGAGTAGGTTTGTTACAGGCAAGCCATCAAATATTCCCGCCAGCATTGTATACAAGACATGTGATTCCTGTATCTAGACTGGAAATTTGCATGTGGACCTTGCTCCATCAGAATTTCTGTATGTTACTATGCTTACATCTCCCAAAGCTAGTTGCAGCAATCTGATGTCTTGCTGTATGAGGTGGAAGATGCCCTCTGGTTCCCTTTCTTCATCATAAAAAATTCTTCTGTGATGCTTCTTTTATATGTTAGATTAGATGCAGTGACGTTGGCCGTTCTTGTTATATCTCCTCATTGTGCCGGTTGTGTGTTTCGTAACAGTGTATGAGAGGTTAGCTGTGAATTTGATACCTTTGAAATTGTTAGATGGTGTGAAAATCAAGAACCAGGGTAGCTGTGTATTTGTTGGTTGTCGAATATTGCATACTGATTTGGAAATTTCGGCGATGCACTTAATTTGCCTTTATCGTTTTCTAATGAgttacttgtttgtttgcccAGATTGACTTGAACAATTTGACAGACGAACAAGTTGACGACGCATACCAGTATGTGTTCTTTTTTTATGAGGTCGGTAATGGCTGTCATGGGCATGTATTCGTTTTTCGTTTTTCAGCCGTTCATCAGTTCCAATATTGATTGGATGGATATATTGCAGGTTCATGGTTCTTTGGTTCTGAAGGAGAATGAACTTCTGAGAGAAATACAGAGATGCCGTGACATGAAGGAGTTGCTGGATCAGAAGATAAGAACATTGAAGGCTTCCACAAGATCGCCAGGGTCAGACAATATCAAGAGAATCAAAGGGGCAGAAAGGAGGATTGACGAGCTGCATAATACCATCAACCAATTGGAGCTGGACCTGACAGCTACAAGGTTGGAACAAAGTGCATCAGAAGCGAAGTACAAGTGGTATGCAAGTATAGTCGATGAGGATGTGGTGAAAGACAGGGAAGGGCTGATGTTTGGCTTACTCGGTCACGTATTTAGGCAGAAGTAGTAGTCCTCATGAGAGAGACATGGGGCATGTCTAGTTTCCACTTTGTGGGTTTTAGGATACACAATGGAACAGTTGAATGAGGTAAGGGGAATATGAGTCCCTTTGAAGTAAGGGACAGAACATAACAACTGGTCCTTACATTTGATCAGGCTCTGCTCGGAAATGTTACCAAACTGAGATATGAGATGTGACATGCTAGGGAGTCATGGGGTATTATACTGCTAGTACTCTAGTTTACTACCCTATATGACGATGTATGCATTGATGTTGATCTTATCACAAGCGAAGGTGGCAGATATTCCTATATGCGATCACGTTGATTTCCAATTATTATCGTGATTAGTTTCAGTCACTCATGTAGTCATGTTACGTTTCTTAATTGTCTGTTGGGAACCATGTTTCACACATGCTTGATTGTGCCACGATGGAAACTGTTCTGAAAGGTGGATTTTAGAGATGGGCTACATTTAACCGAGCAAAGATGGCACATCCTCACGCCCAAATCTATTTGTATTACTCTTGGTAGCACGCTCTTTTTTGAATTATCAAGCTTAAATGTACACTAAATTTTGCGTGGTATTACAAAACCAACCAACCGCTACTCTCTTGTTCATCACAAGCTGTAGGTATACATACAAAAATCTAGAAGAAACTATGAACAGTATGTACTTAAAAAAAACGAGAACATTTTGTACAATGAGTTATCCTATATTCAAACATCAGATTGGAAGAAGACAGTACCGAATAATCGCGACCTGAAAATGTGCATTAAAAAGTTCAAAGACGCTATGAAAATTGTTTGCAAATAAATATCAGATTCTCAATCCGAATCATAATCCAATTCAAGCATCAGACTGGAAATCGACAATGCTGGTGAGAGTATCAGTTTAGCCGTACGTGTGCAGAAAGGACGTCGGATTCGGACGCGCTTCCTGTCGGAGTCGGCAATAGGTCAGGGTTATAAGAACAGTCGTCGTCCGCTACCAAAAACAACACCACGGATCGCATCAGGCCTCACGGGCAGCTGCTTATAAGAACAGTCGTCGTCCGCTACCAAAAACAACACCACGGATCGCATCAGGCCTCACGGGCAGCAGCTAGTAGCCATGACGgcggagccggacgccgacgccgccaggCGGAAACTGGAAGCGCTAGTCCAGATTATGGACCCGGTGATTGAGCGGCTGGACCGCGTGATGCTGCGCCACCGCAAGGTCACGCCGGCGGGAACCAAGCGCAAGCAGCCGGAGCCGCGCTCTAGCCGCCCGCTCAGCTTTCTGCTGGAAATTGATAAGAGGCGCGCCGAGCTTAAAGTAGAGTTCAACCGGATCTATGAGGAGGCGATGGCGGAGCTGGACAAGGTTGAGGCGTCGGAAGCCGATGATGCCGAGCTCCAGGGCATGCAAGGTTCCGATGGCATGGAGGTGGAGACCTCTCAGGCTTCCACGTCCACGTCAAGCAACTTTGATCCGTAGGCAGTGCTACCGGTCGGGGTCTTTTAGCGTCTTACTCCGAtcctattttttcttctttgcacATTTTTTCCTGAGGGATTATAATGGTGATGAATAAATGCTGTTGATTTGAatcaatgaaatgaaaaaacGGAAATACGGCAGAGTGCCAGAGTCGATCTCGAATACCAAGTCTAGTCAACTACTCAACTCTGCTTTCTTTAAGTTATCTCAGTCTTTTTTCCCATTATTGATCTGCATCAACATCATTCTTTCACGTGCTGAAAGACACGTGGCTACATGCGAGAATAGTGAGTAACTACTCTTCTATATGATGGTGGTCATATTTTTAAGATGATGTTATATTAGAGCTATATGGATTGTCTGAATTGATTGAGAGAAGTATGTTAAACCATGTTGTTGATTACAAACGCAAACTTTTGTTCATGCCAATATCCAACAAACCAATACACACTGTGGTAGAGTAAAACAATGCAACTTTGAACTGATTTTGTTGCGCCATGT encodes the following:
- the LOC117857033 gene encoding PHD finger protein ALFIN-LIKE 6 isoform X1, yielding MDGGGSGAAPNAARTAEEVFRDYRARRAGMIKALTTDVDKFFKLCDPEKENLCLYGYPNETWEVTLPAEEVPPEIPEPALGINFARDGMNEKDWLALVAVHSDSWLLSVAFYFGARFGFDKEARRRLFSMINNMPTIFEVVTGSAKKQTKEKTPNSSSKSNKPSSKVSRAEARSKAKVPKDEEESGDDDGDEEAEEHDNTLCGTCGTNDGKDQFWICCDNCEKWYHGKCVKITPARAEHIKQYKCPDCTNKRARV
- the LOC117857033 gene encoding PHD finger protein ALFIN-LIKE 6 isoform X2, whose translation is MDGGGSGAAPNAARTAEEVFRDYRARRAGMIKALTTDVDKFFKLCDPEKENLCLYGYPNETWEVTLPAEEVPPEIPEPALGINFARDGMNEKDWLALVAVHSDSWLLSVAFYFGARFGFDKEARRRLFSMINNMPTIFEVVTGSAKKQTKEKTPNSSSKSNKPSSKVQSRAEARSKAKVPKDEEESGDDDGDEEAEEHDNTLCGTCGTNDGKDQFWICCDNCEKWYHGKCVKITPARAEHIKQYKCPDCTNKRARV
- the LOC117856558 gene encoding probable methyltransferase At1g29790 — translated: MGIMDGYPRKPNTQHQSQIMDALPAGASSSSATHAPPAPHHGTAKKRHHSDRAKILLLFLLTNSVSILLSVFFSHVTGVGSDGGGGGDTALDFALSVLSSSQSLAVDLHRRIEATDAIIKRLISNSGRMKRDEPPPKLTPEEELTLALGPHTLPFGYTPNLDSDKLYPAVGAACHRHRDELRKYMTYNVTGDCPSDEALAESLMLRGCEPLPRRRCRARGPAGFPDPMPFPESLWVIPPDKSVSWGPYSCKNYSCLVDRARRRPGNHHDHREASFDLAGEEQRRWVGNGGDLDYDIDAVLASKPRGTVRVGLDIGGGTGTFAARMAERGVTVVTTTLDLGAPLGAFVASRGLVPLHLGAVAGRLPFFDGTLDIVHSMHALGNWIPGEVMEAELYDIYRVLRPGGIFWLDHFFCTGKEMAEVYVPIIEKVGFRKLRWNTGKKLDKGSNADEWYISALLERPMM
- the LOC117857034 gene encoding uncharacterized protein, producing the protein MARLIRRHSSRRLGRRSREERRRLSEGGGLVRPEVPQLPARDDDENRAEKIDLNNLTDEQVDDAYQYVFFFYEVHGSLVLKENELLREIQRCRDMKELLDQKIRTLKASTRSPGSDNIKRIKGAERRIDELHNTINQLELDLTATRLEQSASEAKYKWYASIVDEDVVKDREGLMFGLLGHVFRQK